CCATTACCCACCACCCAAATTATAAAAGATATAAAAAGGAAACCATTAGCTGGAAAAGGGAGGAAAGAATTATGTTTGCATATTAGGGTTTGCGCAATCTTCCTTTCCTTCCGCTGGGTCAAAAGTGAATACTTGGTTTCGGAACAATTCGAAACAGGCTTGGATTTCCTTGGTTGAGAAAACAAAAGATCATCCAATTTGATTCGATACGAGACTCCTGACGAGAGTGAATTTTTTACGAATGTTTTTGCTCGTAATTTGGCTAAAGAGATCATTTAGCCAGAAATAAGAACATAACAAAACTAAAATTGGTTTGGTGGGTTGCCCATATGCTTGTGAATTCTCTTCGTACCGGGCCTCAAGTAACTCTCCAGTCTCCATTGTACTTCACTCTGTCATCCATTAGCGGAGGAAGTTGAATTTTCAAGGGGACCCCAGTCCTAATTTTCTGAGGGACAACTTTTATTTATGATGTGCAAAAAGGGACACCCACTTAAATCGGCGTGGCTATCCATTGTACTTCACTCTGTCATCCATTAGTTGAAAGACTTGAATTTCCGAGGGGGACCCCAATCCTAACCTTTTAGAGGACAAGTTTCATTTATAACTGGTAAAGGTGAAACCTACTGATCATCATCACCTTTGTTCTTCACATTCATTGTTACATAACCCACTCGTTTTCACCTTTAGCCAATGGCTGGGGCCATAAGACTCCATGGATGATGTGGAAAAAATCTCccttttttgttgtattttatCATGGTTctgctcaaataatttttttttcagtaatGAACAAGATACTGAACACAAGATTGAGAACAATATTAACAATAAGTTTACAGTAAGCTTTGATGATAACATTGTCAGGAGGCATGCTGTGATTTTGTGAATGGTAGTTTTGCATGCTGTGATAACATTGTCAGTAAGCGtttgtccttcttctttttaagaGTTCCTTGGGGTCAGAAGCCATCTTTGTCCTCTAGAGGTTTTCATTACTTGTTCATTAGAGGTAAGACTGTCAAACCAGAAAATAAaaccttttccttcctttagCTTTTTCCCATAAACCAAGCCCTGAATCTGACTGAATTGCTAGTCATAACCATCATAATCATAAGATTTCATCACCCACATTATCTTTCAATCGGGGGTGTTTGACCATCACATGCGTAGTATTAGTTTTCTGGCCGAACATGACATGCATATTTTAATGCAGTTAATAAAACCCTAAAGAAAAGATTAAGGTGATGACCTCTGTGCACAAACCAACAAAACCTGTCATTTGTTTAATGCAGGCCGGTCGGATTTTACATTGCCCGAActagtgaaaataaaaatgaagacttTTTCAGTAAATTGCTGATAGACAGTCAATGTCCATGACAGATCGTGATAGAGAATCAGATCTCAATGAGGTTGTAGCAGTTCTTTTACATGCACAAATTCATTTGCCTTCCCTTCTACTGTATTAATGTGAAGCTGTAAGAGCACCTACCACTGATAactccatctcctcttcttTGTTTATTCCAGGACACAAGCCAAAACAACTCGTCTCTGATATTCCtttgtttcccttttttctcCTCGCAACAAACCTCTCTACCTCCCCTTGCGTTTCTGGGTCTGAGAGAAAGCTACATTTCAGCTTAGATTCAGGCTCACATTAAGCTTGCTGATGGGAAAAACCAGGTTTTGCATTGTCTATATATAATTGGCTTTCTTGAACAGACCGTGGCTGATTCAAGTTTCTTGAAGTGTCTCTAAGGAGCTGAAAATGGGCTGCTTGCTCTCCTTTTGGAGAGATCTATGATTGTGGGATTAAGCTCTCCCCCCAAGATTAAGCTTTTGTTGGAGATCTAGAAGTCTGGATGTGAAGGCCGTCTGAGAAAGGTGAGAAATTGATGAAGTGTAATCTTTCCTCTTTTTAGCCTCTGTTGTGTCAATTTTTATGCTGGTTTAAatttgcgtttttgttttttgttttttaagtaTGCTGGCCAGATGGTCAATAAGACACAATGATAAGAACCATGGTTTGGTCTTGTATCTGCAGTTTCTCGATCTAATGATGGCATTGTAAAGCTAGTGTAGGCTTTTGCTTTCTGATTTGTGGTCTTAATTAGCCAATCACTTTGCCGTCTTCCGGTGTTTTAGGGAATGAAAATGTGAGTATATTGATGACTGCCGTTATGACTCGGTGTGGCTTCTCTGACACTCTTGGGTGCCTGAAGCTATACGTGAATCTGGAAATGAAAGTTAATGATCCTAATTCAAGGTTGTGCTTTGAGGAAGTTGCTAAGTTCTTCTACACATTTTGTAGGCACTGAAAATATGGCCATAGATCTCAAAGCTGAATTATCCAAGGATACTGCCATTTTCGGCCTGAAGGTTTGGGAAGTCATAGGAATTGTTGTGGGTTTGTTTATCGTGATTATTCTGTCAGTATTATCGCTATGTTTAATGTCGAAGAAAAAGTCAAGAAGAACGCGAGACAACCTGCCCCTCAGCCAGATTCCGACTGTTTCAAAGGAAATCAAAGAGGTTAGGGTGGAGCAAGTGTCGACCAGTGCATTTGCTCCCCGTGATGGCATCCTTCTCACTATTCAGGACAAATCCAGTGATAAAGAATCAGATAAAGTGCTTGTACATCTCGGCATGGAGAAACTGTACAAAGGAGATAACAGCAGCCAATCCGGGTCATTTCATCATGTAGACAGAGATGGTTATGGATCCCAATCAGGAGAAGAATCAAACTCTGGCGTTGTGACTGTTTACAAACCTTCTTCGTCACACCCAATAACCGCTCCTTCACCTCTGTCTGGTTTGCCTGAATTTTCGCATTTGGGCTGGGGCCACTGGTTTACATTGAGGGATCTTGAGCAAGCAACAAAACGGTTTTCCAAGGAAAATGTCCTTGGTGAGGGAGGTTATGGAGTTGTATACAGGGGCTGTCTTATCAATGGGACTCCTGTGGCAGTTAAGAAGCTTCTGAATAACCTGTAAGTTTACATTTTCGTTGCCACTTAAAGGGTTGACAACATTTGTTTTTGGTCCCTTTAAGATTTGACTTGGATTCCTAAGGAAATTTGCTTTTCAAACTCAACGTGATAGGGGCCAAGCAGAGAAAGAATTCAGAGTGGAAGTTGAAGCCATTGGGCATGTGCGCCATAAGAATTTGGTTCGTCTTCTTGGGTACTGCATTGAAGGGACACATAGGTACCGTTCCTCTTCATGGTGTTTTGAGTCTTCTGGTAGATCATGATCTCTTCAATGTGTAATAAGTTGAAGTGTAAGACCACTGTGCCACCAAAAGTGCAATGTGAAGAATTTGCTGGAATAACAAAAGTGCTGCATGTAAGATCAATAGTGGAGAAATATTGAACTGAAGAATGTCACTTTAGGCGAGATGGATTTTGGATAAGATGGTAGCTTATACTAAAAACAATTAACCTCTATGCCATCATTATGTAAGCCCCAATTTAAAACACCAAACAAGACAAAATCTATGTTCACATCTGATTAGCACAGTAGCTTGATTTTGCTTCAACTATAATGTGGTTTCCTTGGTGCTAAACTGTACCTGTTCTGTGAAAACTCATAGGATGTTGGTGTATGAGTATGTCAACAATGGAAACCTGGAGCAGTGGCTTCATGGAGCTATGCGCCAGCAGGGATATCTCACTTGGGAAGCTCGAATAAAGGTTCTGCTTGGCACAGCTAAAGCGTAGGTTCATTCTGTTAGCTTCTGCAAGTTTTATGTGATTCTGTTCTAGTTCTAAGCTGAAGTTCATGATTTTGCAGTCTAGCTTACCTGCATGAAGCCATAGAGCCTAAAGTTGTTCACCGAGACATCAAGTCGAGCAATATATTGATCGATGATGAATTCAATGCCAAGGTGTCTGATTTTGGTCTGGCCAAGTTGCTGGGTGAAGGGAAAAGTCATGTCACAACTCGAGTTATGGGAACTTTTGGGtttgtttccttctttccttttattccaTGACAGTTTAGTCAGTCTTCCCTCACACACgggatctttctttttttaacagcATAGTCATTCTTCCCTTGCACATGGGATCTTTCTTTCTGTGATTGACTCTTCATCTTAATTCTATCAGGTATGTGGCTCCTGAGTATGCAAATACTGGTCTTTTAAATGAAAAGAGCGATGTCTACAGCTTTGGGGTGGTTCTACTTGAGGCAATCACTGGTCGAGATCCTGTTGACTATGGACGTCAGGCCAATGAGGTACACAATCATGCCATCGGATTAGCATATTcaaattgtttaaaatttctaaagtaTTTGACATGCATATACACATGTTTCAGCTTCTTCTGGCaaattaattctatttttttggttgtAAGGCATTGTTTTTCTAGATCACTTTCTCTCCGTGCTGCAATAACAATACAAAAGTTACAACAATATTGGCTAACATGGTGATCATGTGTAACTATATTGGAGGACGCATATAATGCTTTGGAATGCCACTTATTTCTCGATTCCAAGATTCTTTCGAGAAAAAGCATGCTCTTGAGATTTTAGGTGCTTTCGCATAGCAAATAGGAGCTGTCTCCTGCTTCCTTGTCATCCTTGAAGTAATTGTGTTCATACTTTCTATTTGAAAACTGTTCATAAAAGTTGAGCTCATGCTCCATTATCTATTCTGCATTTGTTTGATTAGAATTTTGCCTGGTCAAGATTTGCCATTAGCATGCCATTGTGGTAGAATGTGATTAAAGAGTTCAGTTGGTTTCTTTCATGCTTTCTACAGTTTGCTTGGGGGGACCTCTTGTAGGGTGCTTACTCTTTTGAAGTACTTGTGTAGACTGACCTCATGCCAGTTTATCTGCAAAACTTCATTCAATTTTCACTTAGTCAATTTTAAGTGGTTTTTCTGTACTTGCCTGGGTTGGTTGGTTCGAATAAATTTTGTGCTTTTACCTTGTTGTGACATTTTATCAGTTATAATGGGTTGCATCCAGCACAGGTAACGCTCTCTTGGAGCCTGAATTTGTCAATAGCTGTTCTGCTTCTTCCGTTGTCACAATCAGAAAAGTGATAAGTCTGCAGCAAATATATGATTTTTTCCTGCAAAAAGGTGGCTTTTGAGAGAAAATCTATGTGGATTAAGAATTTAATGAATGTGGCTATCCCTAGTGGTAGAACTATATCTGTAGAGTCTTCTGTTCAGCATTCCATTGTTGAAGTTTCCTGCTCTCACTTGCTCAACCCCCATTACCATTACACTGCAAAGATATGTACTTGCAGTCACTGATATTTGCTTCCAAAAGCATCTTGAATCATGGAATGATGCCTTTATATTCTGCATCCTCATTTCTTTTATTGTGCTTTCAGTGGAGTCCTGTTTCATCTCCGTCGAACATGAATACTTAGATCCTAACAAGTCTGATATCTCTCAGGTGAATCTGGTTGATTGGTTGAAAATGATGGTTGGCAGCCGCCGGTCAGAAGAGGTGGTTGACCCTAATATTGAGGTTAGGCCATCAACTAGGGCCTTGAAACGAGCCCTTTTGACAGCTTTGAGGTGTGTTGACCCAGATCATGAAAAGAGACCCAAGATGGGCCAAGTTGTCCGAATGCTTGAATCTGAGGAGTATCCAATACCGAGAGAGGTAGCTTTCCCGATTATGTTTATCTTCTTTTCCAATTAAATCTCAGATAAGATTTCATTGTACTTGGATCGAATTCCCGCTGACATCTGCTCCATTTTCCTGCTGCTCCCTTTGCAGTCTGCATTTCCCTTCTGCAGTGCGTAGTAAAAGTGTTTCTATGTGTTCCCCCTGTCTCATATCATTTTGGCTGCCTCATTTCAAGTACCCTTTTCTCCGATGTTCCATTTCACAGGGCATTTATGTTATTCGAAGCATCACTTGGTTGTTTTTAATTGCCCAAACTTCCTTGACTGGAGATTGATTGTCATTGATGAAACAAACAAATTGTACTCTGAGCGGAGAGTAAGAGATATATTAGCTCACAGCCACACACCACCTCAGCTAGTGATTGATACTTTTAAGTGAAAAAAGATAATGTTAATAGGGTGATGGCCATGGTACACTACCTATTCACCAAATCATCGGCTTGGTAATTGCACATCACAGGAAGTGTCCATCAATCTCTAGTGTTTCTTCAAGCTGATCCTTTTGCTTTTGACAAGCATCATAGTACTTAATTCTACAAAGCATTCCTGTCGGAACTTCCATCAGATGTACTTTTCCGATCCATACATCTTGTTGAATATCGAGACATTGTTCTAGCTTTGTTCCCCCTTAAGAAGTATCATATCTGTGTTTCCAGGATAGAAGGCACCGTAGGACTCAGGGGGGTAGCAGCATGGAGATGGATTCCCAGAGGGAAAACTCCGACACGGACCGGAGCGACTATCCGGGTTCGAGATCAGAAAGCAAAGTGTATCAGCGAACGTGAAAGAAACGGATCTACACGGACTGTTTCTCCATATTGGAACCCAGGGCTGAGGCAGTATTCATGATACTTCTCTTCCCCTATTTTCCAATTAGATGGTGATTGTTAAGGCATGGGGGTTTGGGAAGGGAACATGatcattcttttgttttttttttatttgttttcagaTCTTTTCTGTAGATGATGAATGGCTGTTGCCTATCTGTGGAGGTGGAGTACTGTGAAGAACCTTAGCATAGAGGGTGTGTGTACAGGTGATTAGCATCTAGAGGGAATTAATGTTCCATCGTGTTCTCCTGAGTATGATCAACGTGCATTTGTTGGTTCTATTTGTTTCCCACTTGAGCTGTTCCACTTCCAAATTTGAATTGGGGAGATGCCTAAAAAGTGACATTTGTATACTGTAATTACACCCAAGTTGAGAAATATAGTTAAGATAGTCGGCCGTACGATGTACCAATTTCATGAAATGCTTAGGTTGTCAAGAACGATGAATCaacatgataatttttctttctttaataatgTAGGGACACGAACACATCGGGGTCATTACTTGCTATGAAATTATATTTGTGAACGCTTATATTCCCAAGGTGACTGATTATGCTTTGATTTTTCAGTACAAGTAGAAACATTCCAATGACTATCAATTGAGCATTTTCTATGTCCATCTTTTGACTTTGGACTGCATGACTTGAGAATGATTTACCCTATTTGTCAATGCATTTCATCATGACTTGCCATATGGCAATTTGTTAAAGAGTCAAACGGTCTATTTTTGCTCATTGGAATTTTGCCGACAAAATCTTAAGTCAAAGGTCATTAATGTCAGAAGGGATATTCATGGGATTAAACATGTCAAGTTTGCTCAGTGGCTACTCTTCCAATAtgaaagggggaggtgaggggtttaAATCCCCACTTTTTCAAGGGATGGGATGGGGACgtgtaagtttcaggagtgggtttcgactctcacgccctgcaagaggcagagccaaagtctgagagtgagtataGTGTAGGAATAATGTAgagaaaaccgaaaaaaaaaaaatcttaaaatttgtaatttttaaatttaattgagTATTGAAGAAAGGATTCAAAGTACATTGAAAAACTTGTGTGAACCAGGTCGTTTTTAGAACTTAGGTATATAAACCCGACAAATTTTAAGACAAAATATTCAATCCAAAGGACAATTATGTGCTGATAATTAACTGATCTCCAAAACACAAAATGTATTAGAAAAATATagttttcttattaaaatgaacaatttgTTGGTCAAAAAAGTAAAATGGATAACCTGAATTAAACTAACCACTTCCTTTCATATGGAGATACTTAGGCAAGGGTAAACATCcctttgagaaaaagaaaaagacatgtTTGCACTTTTGGGTTTATTCATTATCCAACGCATTTTAATTTTCCATAATAAGAACGCATCCAGATCTATCAAACACCTTTTTATGCATATTTTTTTAGTTCAAATTCTTTGTTACCGTCTATTGTGAAGCTTAAATGACCTAATAATTAAAGAATAAATACAATATGAATAATCCTAGGCTTTTGATAATCTAAACGAACTACACTAAAATTTTCATGCAAATAAAATATTCTCCTCAAACTTAACGAGATAAATGTACGTTGGTTACattcacttatatatatacacacatatcaGAAGAGACCTgctttaaatttagattaaattataaATGACATATGTATGAAAATTAAATTCCAAGCTAGCATATTTGCTTGGAACACAAACCAAATTAGACAAATTCGCATTATTACATCacgaagaaccaaaaaaaaaaaaaaaaaaagcatcaacAGCGTGAACGCAAAAGCAGCAGAGAGCAGAAATGGAtatgccactctctctctctctctctcccccaatgTCTTGTGTCTTGATCGCCATTAGAGGCTCCGCTTGACCACTAGTCCTTGGCCACCTCCAGGTAGCTCAGCTGGTTCGTACGATGTAACTGTCTCGTCCCTTTTACCCATTTCTAACTTTTTCTCCAGCGAGTTTCAAGCTTTGAGCTTGGGATTGGATCGGGCTGGCTTTCTTTGTAACGCTTTTTTGGAAACGGGTGTGGGGGCATTTTGCTCTTGGATGCGGGCTTGTCATTGGGTTTTGGTTTCAATGCTTAGTCTTGCTGTGCTTGGTCAAAAGTTGTGTGCTTTCATTCTCTggtatttttaagtttttttttttttttttgaagtattCTTTTCGTGGGAGCGGCTGGCATCCCTCTTCTGGGCATATTGAGCTTCAGAAGAGGCGTAAAAGCATTGGGTTTCATTTTGTTTGCTTTAAGCGTTTCGTGTCATTTCCGTGGTGTTGGCGTTCTGATCTGCTGCAGTAGTCTGGAGTACCCATGACAGGAGCCCCCTGATCTCAATAACTCAAAAAGTTCACAAATTGGCGAATTTGATGGATGTTTGCTCCCCATTAAATAAAAACATGTAAAGTTGCTTAAAGGGTTGTCCTTTGCACTTTGGagttatttttattcattccATGTTAGATTTAGCTTCCTATTAGTAATATTCTTGTGTTCGCGATAGACTCGAGTCCTGTTTGGTTAGAAAGCTGCGGAAATGCACTTGTTTTCAGTAGCGATGATTGGGGTTGAGTTGTAAATTCCAAGGGTATGGACACTGGAAATAGTTTCTCATTACTCAGCTAGAAAAGTACGTTGTCGTTTAGTAGGGATGAAGAGGGTCAAGGGATGGTGCATGttcattgctttctttctcTATGAGTTCCTCTATAAGACTAGATATCTTTGTTGATCTTGTTGTTCCAATTTTAGCAGGTCAATGAACAAAGCTGCTTTGTACAGGTAGAAATGCTACAAGCTTAAGAGGAAGCTTGTGGGAGCTAATGGCATCGGTTGGTGTCCCACGTGCTTCTGGTTTGAGAGATACTAGTGGATACGCTCTTGGTGCACATAGGTTGCCAGAAGAGATGAATGACATGAAAATCAGGGATGAAAGAGTATGTCCTGtagttattttatttccttgatAGTTACATATGTATTTCTAATGCCATTCCCAGTAATTATCTTGTTTTTGTTATCCTTGTTCTTGTTCCTGCTG
This region of Eucalyptus grandis isolate ANBG69807.140 chromosome 8, ASM1654582v1, whole genome shotgun sequence genomic DNA includes:
- the LOC104456894 gene encoding probable receptor-like protein kinase At5g18500, with amino-acid sequence MAIDLKAELSKDTAIFGLKVWEVIGIVVGLFIVIILSVLSLCLMSKKKSRRTRDNLPLSQIPTVSKEIKEVRVEQVSTSAFAPRDGILLTIQDKSSDKESDKVLVHLGMEKLYKGDNSSQSGSFHHVDRDGYGSQSGEESNSGVVTVYKPSSSHPITAPSPLSGLPEFSHLGWGHWFTLRDLEQATKRFSKENVLGEGGYGVVYRGCLINGTPVAVKKLLNNLGQAEKEFRVEVEAIGHVRHKNLVRLLGYCIEGTHRMLVYEYVNNGNLEQWLHGAMRQQGYLTWEARIKVLLGTAKALAYLHEAIEPKVVHRDIKSSNILIDDEFNAKVSDFGLAKLLGEGKSHVTTRVMGTFGYVAPEYANTGLLNEKSDVYSFGVVLLEAITGRDPVDYGRQANEVNLVDWLKMMVGSRRSEEVVDPNIEVRPSTRALKRALLTALRCVDPDHEKRPKMGQVVRMLESEEYPIPREDRRHRRTQGGSSMEMDSQRENSDTDRSDYPGSRSESKVYQRT